The DNA region GCACCACTCGTACTTGCGTGGGCAAGAGCATTGCGGAGTAATACCACCACGGGTACCCCGTGCGAGTAGCCCGTGACCCGATGCTACGCTGCCCAACAAGGCGATGCAGCGGACCGGCTGCGCCGGCCGCTGACCGCCATGACGTTTTTCCATGCAAGGAGCTGAAGCCCCTTGTCTCGCGTAGGGGTGGGCTGAAGCCCCTCGTCCGGGAGCGGGGGGCGACCCTCGGATCGATGGCCTTTTTCTATTCCGCCCCCGCCCGGCCCAAGGAGAGGAATCGTCGTCCGGCGGGATGATGCTGGAACTGTGTCCTCCGCCACCCAAAAAAACGGACCCCGCCGGGTCCGCCTTTTTTATATAAATCGGCTAATCCCCTCCGCCTTCGGGCGAGGTCTCCTCCGTACCCCCTCCGCCCGCGGAGAGGTCTATCACGACGGGCTGCCGGGGCGGCATGAATATGTAGGGCACGGTCACGGTGACCCAGCCCTGGTAGTCGGCCTCGGGCACCGGCGGCAGCGTCCAGGTGACTATGAGTTCGCAGATGGCGTCGGCCAGCTTTACGCTGCCGGTGGTGTTCTCCACGGGGATGCAGCCGGAGATGGTACCGTCGGCCTCCAGGGTGAACATCACCTTCATGTCGCCGACGATGCTCTGGTCCTCGAAGTAGAAGCCGTTGTAGACGTCCACGATGGCCGATTGGCGCTTGTAGAGCTCTTCGGAGATGATCTGGGGATGCCGTTGGGACGAGCCGGCGGCCGGCCCCTCCACCTTTATCAACTCGACCCCCTCCTGGATCGCCTGAAACTCGCTCACGGCGGCGGCCGGAAGGGCGGCCAGGAGCACGAGAATAAATGCAATCGAACGATCCATGTTTCGGTTACCTCCGCGAGAGTGAAAACGCTATTTGCCGGGGGCATAGCTCGGTTCGCCGGGGGCGTAGCTCGCTTTGCTCGGTTCGCTCGGTTCGTCGGCGCGACCGGAACCGAAGTAAATCGGGTAAGTGACGACCACGTCGTGACCGGTGTCCGAGTCTTCCAGGGCGCTGAACTTCCAGCCGGCGATTTTGGTCGCCACGTCGCCGGCCAGGCTCACCGCCCCGGTGGTGTTCTCCAGGATGCTCACCCGGTCCACCGTCCCGGAGTCGTGGATGACGAACTCGAAAGTTATGGTCCCGGAAAGGCTGGGATTGCCCAGTAGATAAACGTCGTAGATGTCTTCGAGTTCCCTGAGCTGGGGATTGATATCCTTGTCGATCCAGTACGGCCTCCGTCGCGGGTGCAGCTCGGCGCCCGCCTGGAGCGGCCTCACGTCCAGGGGAGAGTACCGTACCCCGTTGGAGAAGACAAAGGGGTACTCGCAGGTCACCTGTCCGGGGTGCTTCTCGTCGCGGTTCGGGACGAAGAACCAGTGGGAGACCTTGTCCACCAGCGCGTCCACCAGGTCCTGATTCCGCAGGCTCTCCTCCACCACCTCCATG from bacterium includes:
- a CDS encoding AgmX/PglI C-terminal domain-containing protein; this translates as MRWAVPIVLFFMFYAALADTEIRVAQVADEEVISITGPAVESESRLPNRINAKIHDLSSRLRYVYQEYLDAGGRVEGSLVLRFTIQEDGYVCDMEVVEESLRNQDLVDALVDKVSHWFFVPNRDEKHPGQVTCEYPFVFSNGVRYSPLDVRPLQAGAELHPRRRPYWIDKDINPQLRELEDIYDVYLLGNPSLSGTITFEFVIHDSGTVDRVSILENTTGAVSLAGDVATKIAGWKFSALEDSDTGHDVVVTYPIYFGSGRADEPSEPSKASYAPGEPSYAPGK